The genome window CCTGCACTTCCAATATTACCATATAAATCGTCGTCTGTATCTGCAAAAccagattatttattcatgacCACCACATCTCATTTGTTCCCACACAGGAATAACAAGAAAATGTAATATGTGACGTGGGACGTGCCCTAGAAAATTCGTAATATCATTCACCTCTCGATcacttttatttctttcaacagtaaaattttcaggaaagaCGATTGCCAGCAAATCTCAGAGGAAATTGTGACAATAAATTGACACCGCTGTCACTCGAGACCTTCTGAATGTCAATTCGAGGTTATGATCATGATTATGACAGTCATGTGTTCGTGTTCATACGCTCCAATTTCAGTGTACAAAACCCACAGGAAACAATAGCCACTCAAGTTGAGaataaaacagctgtgaatgCAAACATATTTCGAAGAATTGAACCCTGAAATTCGCTGGGTCATCACTTTTCCTGCCTCAGGAGCAAAATATGAGGTGCAAAGCACATTCCGAACGccaaatatattaatattaaatgcATAATAATAAGTAACGAGATCTCAGATGAAGACAAGAACGTGATGATTAATAACCAGCCCCTTTTCTAACCTAAATCACACCACTCCCACGAATTTCTCCACATTCCAGGAAATATTCATCAACTAAATTCCAAACTTTGTAATTGTAATGCCTGATAACAAAACTACGTCGTACTATTTTCTGAAATATTTCCTCTTGGAATGTAGTACCATAAACCGTGGAATTACCATTTATTTCGCGGACTGATGCCATTGACAGTGGATCAAACATCCAGGAGACGATTTTTGGTGACAATAATTCACAATCAAAGAGTAGTCAGTGGAATTACCTAAATTACTCCGAGTTGTCTTGGACGAAGGCAATCAGGAGAGATGTTGCCTCATGTCCCAGGCCCAGATGATCCTGTCTGATTCTGTAGGATGATTTTACTGTCACAAAAACCTCACTTGCAGCCGCTAACGATCAACAAGATCAATTGTTAATTAGGAACCACTGAGTCAAACAGCCGTGACACGTTTAGAATGCCGGGATGAAATAGAAGTACCACCGAGCCGCTGGGGAATAACTGAAGGTTCGTGGCGGCGTAGGCTATCCTCGCATGATGATCCCCCAGGGGCGTAACAAATACTTGCCATGACAgcagacaattttttgttcCGTAGATCATCGACCGACCAACTTATTTAATCTAATCATCCGGAGGAACGTGTCGCCAATTGGTTTTTCTTTTGGTTTATCAATTGTCGAGGTATTCACGATTTTGTCAGGGAGTGGAGCGGTCTGGGAGACactaatgaatattaaaaagtGCCGGTACATGCGCGAGGGGATTCCACGCTGATGAATTTGATGACATAATCGCAATCGGGTGATGCACTACGTCATGCATTTTCTACATTGTACTCGGCGTCTGCAGAAAACCTGTGGTAAAAATTAGTTTATTTGGGAATGTTAGGTTATCCTAGGACTGTGAAGAGGCCACGAATGTCTGAATATCCCACGCTATTTGTAGACATTTTTCAGACACCAAGAAACGTTTGAATAAAAGGAAAATTCGTCCAGGATTCAACCATGAACTAAAATCTTCAGGCACCTGTTCGTCTGAAGAGCAGaaaagtttaaattttttgcagatttttttacTGTCCAGATGACTGCAAATGGTATCTCCAATTCAGCCAGGTCTTTTGTGTTTATCTCctcttaattatttatttactaaaATTTACCGTTAATGAGTAAAGCTACCTAATATTGAGTCCATGCTCTCTGCCCCGATTATTCATCAACTTTCGTTGCTCTCGTGCGCCTTGAAACATTGACCTCCGAACAAAATCCATATTTCCCGCTCGACCACGTAAACGGAAATGACGTCTATCACAACTCCACATCATTCGCCGTTCCGTGACGGTGAGAGCGCAACAATATGTACACACAGCCACGATACACAACACGCGTGGATATTCGCGCGTGTGATACCCACACAACTCCCCCAGAGGCCCATACACAGGAAGAAGGAGCTACGTGTTCGCCTGTGTAGGTGGGGGACCCAGAACCTAAAATATATGTCATGTACATTCCACATACCCTGACGGCGTGTGCAAGGGTTCGCGGTTAAAGTACGTGCGGAGTGGATGGATctccgtatttttttttccaccgattTTTTGAGTAAAGCATCATGGTAATCCAGCAGGAGGTTGTGTCCAAGGCCGAAGAAATTGCGGATCAGGTGAGATTTTGGATTTTCTCACAGGATTTTTTCCCTTCCCGTTGACTTtcttctttggaaatttcaatgacaCGTCAATTACTTTCACTGGATTGTTGTGGGAACAGGATGACTTCCCCGGGGAGGACAGGTGGATGTCAACGTCAGCATTATTGCAACTATTGTTATTTCCCAGTGGTGATATATGGCTGATTTATTCTCGTGATGTGATATCGCTATGACGGATGCGGTGGTATGGTTTGTTGGGTACAGGTTATATTTCAGAATTTCTTAATTGACAATGGTCCCATATTTTGGGGCTTTGTCGGACCCCGGGATGAGTGGAGAGGTTCTGAGGGCCTTCAATGAGGTGATTTAAGGGGATTTTCGGCGATAGGGGATTCGAGAATTTGTCAGGGTGAAAGGGTGGAACTGTTGTCAGAGGGTGAAAGGGTGGAACTGCTCTTCAGGTCCTCGGTGATGGGGTTTTGAGGGTTGATGAACATTatggtgattattttttgtctTCGGAAGGAATCACTTGATGTGGCTGAGGAGATCGGTTGCCACGTCTTGGTAGATCTGAATGTTGTCAGGAAATACTTAAAAAGCAATTAACACCTATTGACTTTTCCCTAAAATTTCAGATTCCAATTACGATGCTCTTTGAAGTTTCAGGATAACTGACGCTTGATCGACGATTTTcgttgtcgatttttttttcatttctgtaGCGATCTATTAATGTCTCTTGGTTGAACCAGTTTTTGGGAGAAATCTGTTGTGACATCTTGATGCAATCAGCCTTGTGATGAGCTGTTCGAGTAAACGATTCTATAACACACAGTCGacgaaataatgaaattcgaTCCATCGTGACGACTGACCCGCTGGCATAATTTCTTATTATAAATGATAATTCTCAAGTCACTTAAGTTTCCACTCACTACATGGATATTCAATATAAAATAACGTttgtattaattattaaaaagctCAAGAGTATATTCAACTGgatttcgaataattttccagGAAGAAATCAAccaaaatgagaattttcatcaattttttccaagatGTTGAATTTTCGCTGTCAACAGCCCTATTACGACTACCTTCCTCAATACCCAGCAACAGAGGTTGACtgagcaattttttaatgaagctGAAAGTAGCAAAAAATTCACCAACTCAAAATTCGATTTGTGAATGGAATATTCAATGGAGGTTGTAATTGACCCGCAGACATTAACCTATTCCcctacatttatttaaatgccATAACTTAATTACCAGCAACTGGAATAACCCAATGTTTCCAAAATTTCAGGTGATTCGTAATGGGAAACATGTGCTACCAACTCTCGCTCGTCTCTGCCTAATCGCCACATTCCTGGAGGATGGATTACGAATGTGGTTCCAATGGAATGAACAACGGGAGTACATGGACATATCCTGGGGCTGTGGAAAGTTCCTGGCGACGTTATTCGTCCTCATAAATTTACTAGGACAATTGGGTGGTTGTGTAATGGTAATCGGTAGATTTAAAGTGATGATAGCCTGCGGAGTACTCTTCTTCATTGTGGTCCTTCAGACATTTGCCTACAGTATCCTCTGGGACATGCAATTCCTCTTTAGAAATCTCGCTCTCATCGGTGCACTGCTTCTGGTCCTCGCTGAGTCCAGGGTCGAGGGGAGGTCGCTGTTCGCTGGGGTACCAACTCTCGGTGACAATAAACC of Diachasmimorpha longicaudata isolate KC_UGA_2023 chromosome 3, iyDiaLong2, whole genome shotgun sequence contains these proteins:
- the LOC135160752 gene encoding surfeit locus protein 4 homolog isoform X1, with product MVIQQEVVSKAEEIADQVIRNGKHVLPTLARLCLIATFLEDGLRMWFQWNEQREYMDISWGCGKFLATLFVLINLLGQLGGCVMVIGRFKVMIACGVLFFIVVLQTFAYSILWDMQFLFRNLALIGALLLVLAESRVEGRSLFAGVPTLGDNKPKNYLQLAGRVLLAFMFITLIRFEVSFMQILQDILGSILMVLVTIGYKTKLSALLLVLLLSALNFYHNAWWTIPDHKPLRDFLKYDFFQTLSVIGGLLMIVSLGPGGVSMDEHKKKW
- the LOC135160752 gene encoding surfeit locus protein 4 homolog isoform X2, with amino-acid sequence MEYSMEVIRNGKHVLPTLARLCLIATFLEDGLRMWFQWNEQREYMDISWGCGKFLATLFVLINLLGQLGGCVMVIGRFKVMIACGVLFFIVVLQTFAYSILWDMQFLFRNLALIGALLLVLAESRVEGRSLFAGVPTLGDNKPKNYLQLAGRVLLAFMFITLIRFEVSFMQILQDILGSILMVLVTIGYKTKLSALLLVLLLSALNFYHNAWWTIPDHKPLRDFLKYDFFQTLSVIGGLLMIVSLGPGGVSMDEHKKKW